The Neodiprion lecontei isolate iyNeoLeco1 chromosome 6, iyNeoLeco1.1, whole genome shotgun sequence sequence AAAGGACTTCCGTAGACTCGACAAGCAATTAGCAGTAACAAGAGCTCGTTTACGACTCGGGCTAACATTAGATCGTTACTTTGGCCATTTGATTGTCGGTTATTCGTAACTCCAGAGTAATAACCTGGTCCCATTCGTTAGTGAAACTCTCGTCTGCGGGCTCGACTTCCGGTATAATTCGGGTGGAACAATCGGGGGTTCGAAGGCCTGATGGAAACGAGCAAATACGCGAGGTTTCAATTAATCGCCGGTGAACCGGCGGAGCTTTGACGGCTAATTTCAAACCCGAGAATGAACGAAATTCAGTTCTAATTGGGCGGACGTTGGACTGGTTTTTGTGCTCGTTATGTTACCTTGCACCACGAAATAAGTCCAGGATTTTTTGCTCCACAGTTTGTAAGGAAAAGCGAGCTCACCTCGCACGACAATTATGTATTTAACAATCTAGGATCAATCGACGTGCGGCGAATGGAAAGAGCTAGAACCAACTATTTCCACGCATTCATCATTAAAGGTATTAAACTTCGCATTAATATTGTATCTGGGCGGTAATATATTAGAGGGTACTCGAAACAAGTTACGGCACTTTTATAACGATGGCAAAAAACTAATCTCTTACCTTCGTATATAACCGCGGCTTCTCGAAGAGAACTGGCCTCGTTAAAAACCACTCTGTTAATCTATCCACCTGAGAACCGCGTCGGAATTCGACATGTTAGATATCTTCGTAAAAAGATCTCTTTTTGCAAAAACCACCCAGGGCGGTTCGCCATCAGGCAAGCGTGTTTCTCAGACCCAGAATCCAGACTCAGACAATTTACGCGCTTTCCAATACGACCTCTTTCATATAATACTTTTTGCCCTTCGCCTTCTGCAACGGCTACGTGAATCCCTGCAAGAACGTTGCAGAAAAGTTTCGAGTCCTAGGAATAAGGTATTTGTAAACGTCGTTACAGAAAATATTGACTCCACCCTTTTCGGGCAAAAAGCATACCGTTTTTCGGTTCAACGTACTTTGCGCTTCCTCAAGATTGAAACGCACCAAGTCGAcgttgcaaatattttgtCGAATTAAATTCGAGACGACAGGTTGGAACATTAAGAGACTAAAATGTTTttctcgcgattttgaatatgaaataaGAATAAACTGTGTTTTTGCACAAGGATTCGATCTAACTCTTGAACGCATGGTCTTCGAGGATGGCAGATTTTTTATCTTCCACCGAGTGAACCTGGTCAATAGATGTTCTTCGACCCTAGAGACGCGCAAGAACATGTATTATACACTGGATGAAGATGACGAAGGGAAAACAAGCGAGCGATGTATCAAAAGCGAAATATACATTATGCACGGGTTGCAGGAAATTCTAAAACCGTCTAATATCAATAAAATACGACTACAAACTGGAAGCGAGCTACGGGGCTGTCGTATCTTGAGAAACGATCTCGACGAAAACGGAAACAAACTTGTCAAATATTTGAACGTTATAATCCAAAGACCGTAATTGTTTTCCAATCCCAATCTTATCCGTTCACAAGTGAAATACAATTTTGGCGAcggtaaagaaaaatgtagaaCAGTTACCAATAATTGcagaaaataatgatttccTTTGTTTACCCGACACTTTCTCGATTTCATTTCCATTACATTAGGTGtcttttacatcacgattatagtaacagcagggtaatttttgctcagatttttctctccgtgtacgGGTAGGTATAACGCACATGGATACCTACTTGTATATCTTGACGCCGCACCCTTCCTCGTCGACATCACCCATAAATGTTCCCTCCCGGAGGACGGCTGGCAGTCGGCGATGAGATGCCGAACTGTGGCAATAAGCCCTGACGATGAGCCACCGCGTTGTAGGAAAGCGAAGCCGACCTCGAGGACGGTAACACTCGGCAGTCGACACCTCGGCGCTAATTACATTCTCCGTTTTATCGGCCATTTCGACGCGCCTTATCTGCACAGCGATGAATGcttttcagaaatttataCGTCTTCAAATTGATACGcttacgtataataattatttcattcagGTGTTAATACTCCAGGTTAAGTTCGCGCGGAGTGGTagggtatatatatgtatattatattcatgaattttcacgaaaatcaACGGGACTTTTATTTTACCTTCATCGCGCgcaaatattttgattatCTAAAAACCGTAGGAACGATCGCGCCTTCCGAAGATTAACTTGGCTGTTTCAAAACCGCAAATCACTGTCAAACAAAGTGGAACAAGACCTCGTTCCAAAACGGTCATCCATTATCGACACAGGCTGTGACCCAACAGAGCTGAAGCCGgctaaaatatgaaaatctaAAGGAGTGCGGTATTATAAGAAGAGGCTGCACGCCGAGATCACCGTACGTACTTAGTGTTTATCGGAGTAAGCCGATTACTCCGCTCGTTAACGTTATCCAGTATCAAGTTTCACGTTTCCATCTCCGATTTCcatcaataattattcaactAGAATGAAACTTTTACGATGTCATTTCCTAATGCCTTCCATCGACTTTATTACCCACTCAACGTTtgaatatattgtatatatatgtatatatataactgaACACTTTATTCTTCGACCGATTGAGCGATTATTGGGACCGTCGAGTCGGTACAGAGTTTTATACCTGTCTGCGATATTCGGTGTGAACGGCTcttaaagaaagaaagacgTGAGCGTGTCGCGGTTGCTGGGACCAAGTTATGACAAGGGTTGCCCAGAAATAGCCGGTTTACAGGAATACGCCAGGGCGTAGGTAGGCGTGTTAAAGGCCGGCATTAACTCCTGCGTGggatacgtatacgtatatacacggGACGCGTGCACATAGGTGCGTCTCTCTGTATATCGAATGTATATCAGGCGTTAGAAAACGACCGTcgaatgtgtataataatgctTTAATGCGCATACACCGCGAGAGCTCCAGTTTTAAGTGACGCTTAAATCTCAATCTCATAATCCTACGTTTGCAAAATTATacacttatacatatatgtacacacacaatacgtatatttaatagttgaaaacATCCGGAAACCATTCCGAGATTTACATGGGCGGTTGTTCCCATTTCGGTAACTTCGTGCAACGGCCCGAATTCCGATCGGTTGGAATAACATTTCGAATTGCAAATCACTTCTCTCCAACTTCGTGAAACATGATACTCTTTACAACATTTCGAAGAACATTCCACCGGGAGAAATCCGAAAATATAAAGTTGGTTGTTTTTTGCGGCCCGTTTGAACCGTTATGACAACCATTCAAATCCCCGCGGCATGAATTTTTCGCGAGTGTAATTGAAAAGGAAGGAGGCTGGAAATTGAAAGCAAAAATGTGAACAAGAAGGCAGTGACTCCGCGGCGCACACGTGGAAGCAATTTATTCGTGTTTGACGCATTCAGCCCCCAGAATCACGACGTGAGGGGGACGAGGGTGAGGGTGAGGGTGAGGGTGAGTCGTCATCTTCTGGGTCgatgaaatatttacaatattgcttgggtaaaatttttggtgCCGAAACAACTCCGTGTAACAACTTTATGAGAGCTAGTTTGTTTTTCTGATTTAGGGGATCGCCGGGGCTTGTATTACATTTGTTCAGGCTTGTTACGAGGTGACGGGTTCCGCGAGATACGGCCAGTCAAAGACGTTTATTAGTTTCCCAAGTTCACACGGCTCGAATCTATGACCACTTTGTCTTACAACCCCCGAGCTGCATTTTCTCCGTCGGCCTTAAGCCCTAGGATACTAGTTGACTTTGATAAATGGGTGAAAATACAGATCCGTTCGCGTTGTGATAAgttgctgaaaaaaatttcacatttcatgAACCGTACAAGAGTGTTAAATAGGCCAATTCACACGGCACAGTATATCAAACACTGCGGTGTTGACATGTtggttccaaaaaaaaaagaaacgggtgataaaaaaaaaaaaaattggatggaACAGGAACAtccagaaaataaaagaacacAGAAAGACATTTAGGGAAGATTAATGGGCAggtaaattttaatcaacgGTCAGAAAGGACCATAAATTCCGACGATGTATTGCCTGagacaattattattacatattttaacGATAAGTATTAGTACTATTTTTCTCGtgattattcttatttttaatttttccttcttccttttATTCGGGCTGATCGTATTACGCCTTCTGAACTTCGGAGTAGTAAATTTACAACCGCATTGCGTGCGTGCGGTCAGCCGAGTGCCATCGGCACtgcatgtacgtatgtattgGTATATCATGCCCTGCATCTTGTGCGTATAGGTGTACAGGTTACAACGAGATGCTTAACACGCGACGCGACCGGGTTGTAAATTGAGCAATTTACAGGTCATTTTGCGAAATTACCACTCTGCGGTGGAATTAATTGTACTGGACACGGACCGTGAGTCGAGGTAAACGGGCTGATGatattaattgtttatttgtgTACCGCGAGACAACTCGTGTCGTACGCGCGAATAATCTACGTCTAAATTGTCTCCATGGGCCCATGAGGTTTCATTTTGCGGCTTACATTAAAACCGCGTCGTAAATCTTCCTGCAATTTCCCCTCACGTACCGCAAGGATCAAGCATCGTCGGTGCGAGCGGtggtgaaattaaattcttgGCAAGGCGTAAGCTCGGGATCATTTTTGATCGATAgaattttcgcgaaaaatatCTAAACCGCGAAgtttttaccaaatttcgaatttccacTATCGGAAGTCGGAGAAGTTTCGGGAGAAAAGGTGGAGTCTAAGAAACGAAGAAGTGCGATGCACTCTGTTGCGTCGTGACTGCGCGCACCACTCTTTGAGAATTCGTCGTTAAGAAACGCATTAGCGGACAGGTGCCGTGTGGAAAAATACAGTAACTCAAAAGTCTCGCGTACAACGCGGGCCGGACGCGTTGCATGGTTAAAAATGGAAGGAGTCGAGAGGATCTTTGTGGGCACGCCGTGGGGGTCCGACTCACCAATCTCACTCCAGGACCAGGTGGAATGGCGCGGAAGGTCGCCTTAAAGGCGTCAAAGCATCCCCTGAACATTACAAAATTACACGTCCACAGCCCATCCAATTATCCCTCCCTTCTTCCAACAATACGAATGGCTGAACCGCGGCTCTTCTGTCTATTTTATTACCAACTATTTCACTTCCTGTTGAAATCTCGCCAGTGCAGCGCCTCGAGTTGATGGGGTACCAGTGATTCATGGGGAGTATAGGTACGATAGGCGGAGCTGAGCTGAAGAAACGGGGAAAAACGGTTCATTGAAAGAGAGAAGGATAGAAAGAAAgatgggaaaaaagaaataaaatatcgtaACTGCACCTATAAACTTGGAGCAATTATCGACGATAGACCGTTGATATACGGAGGTATTGCACGTATAATGTGTGTAAACGCATGATCGACGACGCGGACTTAAATTACATTCCGAGTCCTTTTTATTCCCCTTCCTCTCCTTTTTTCACTCGATAACGCGTGCCTGGTGGGGTATACCGTGTAATCTGGTTCGCTAACCGGTTAACAACGCGTTCAATTTGTCGGTCAATTAATACTTGTATACCGAGTACATACACAGCAATTAAGGTATTAATCTACGTGCAAGCACGTCTCTCTTATTAAGCTAATTAACTTCCTCGGTTCCCCGTTAAGTACGACAGTGAAAGAGTTCCGGCTCTTTCTGCACTCGTCGTTTTTCTCCCCCTCGTGTACGGAGGTTTGAACATGGAAATTAACATGGAAATTAACATGGAAGCCTTGCTTCGCGGGGCCGATAAAAGGGTCTTCGATATTCGTTCCGTCGAGCTTTCGTCATTCCCGTGGAATTGGTCTTACAAAATCGTTCGAACGAAAAATGAGAGCGGGTTCCGGTTATCCTTTCGAGAATCAAGCTGTGCATCCGCGCGTTTCGAGAGTTGCGTAGAGCGGTTTCTACAAATACTTCAGAGGGGCGATTTTAATCTGTAAAGCGAGCAGTGCAGGTACCTCGGACGCTTCTCCGAGGCCCCGCGAGCTGTATACCCTGCAGGGTAACAGTATACATGATACATGTAGCCGAGACTTCCAAAAATACAACTCATAAGCGTCGGAATATGAGACCAGAAGTAACATAAAGGTAGAGGCATCTGGCGCTCACCAGAATATAATAACAGTTAGCCAGAAAACGCGCTGCCTTGCCTTGCGTTACGTTACGTTTCGTTGCGCTGCCTTGCGTCGGGATACCGAAACGGTGCGCTTCCATCGACCGACCGAGACCAGCCATCGGCGTAGACCAATAAACGGTGGTTATTACATAAAGCAGGCACCCAAGGagaaataactaaaaaatttgaaaaaaaagaagtggaagaggaagcagaagaagaagaagaagaagaagaagaaaaagaagatgaagatgaagaagaaaacgtGCTTCGGTTTCAAGACGAGGATATTTCCAACCTCGTCAGAGTGTCTACTGAAATGTGAAATCGCAGGTTTATCTCccgaggtaaaaaaaattcccggGTAATTTCAGGGTTGACGCAGAATTGATAATTTCCTTATTTCCGGATTAAATCCTTACTTCCAGGCTTCCGACGTCGTCTTTTATCAGCCCAGCTTTGCCCTCCGCGTGTGTTTGGATATGGTAAAACACGTTGAACAGTACAGGCCACGTGCGCGGCGTTGACACGTGCACCGTAAACAATGAACGGAG is a genomic window containing:
- the LOC124295039 gene encoding uncharacterized protein LOC124295039, encoding MKRISLLYSGGCIIRQIFEAKNEIRRVEMADKTENVISAEVSTAECYRPRGRLRFPTTRWLIVRAYCHSSASHRRLPAVLREGTFMGDVDEEGCGVKIYKI